GTATTCTTAATGAATTAATGGTTGGATTCTATTATATAGAATGCTTTAAGAGGTTGTTCAAAATGTCATCATAAGGATTGTTGGCTTTTTGAACAGCCGCTCTATAATTTGATAAAAATGGAGTTGAGTAAAGTGCAAGAAGATATCAATCAACATGATGATTTAAATGACCAATTGCAAGTGAGAAGAGAAAAATTAAACGAACTAAAAGATTTAGGAATGGATCCGTTTGGAAAGCGGTTTGATCGGACAGATTTATCGGAACATTTAAAACAAAAGTATGATTCGTTTTCTAAAGAAGAGCTTGAAGACAAAGATATAGAAGTATCAATAGCAGGTCGAATTATGACTAAGCGAGGCAAAGGAAAAGCGGGCTTTGCTCATATTCAAGACTTACTAGGTCAAGTTCAAATTTACGTTCGTAAAGATGCAATTGGCGAGGAAGCATACGAAATTTTTAAGGCAGCGGACCTTGGTGATTACATAGGCGTTACGGGGAAGGTATTTAAAACGAAGGTTGGAGAACTTTCCATAAAAGTAACCACATACACTCTGTTATCAAAATCGTTGCGACCTTTACCTGACAAATATCACGGTTTAAAAGATATTGAACAAAGGTATCGTCAACGTTACTTAGACTTAATTATGAATCCAGAAAGCAAAGAAACCTTTATTAATAGAAGTAAAATTATTCAATCCATGCGGAGTTATTTAAATGAACATGGATATCTTGAAGTAGAAACTCCAATGATGCATTCGATTGCCGGTGGAGCATCTGCTAAACCGTTTAAAACACATCATAACGCATTAGATATTCCATTGTATATGCGTATAGCTATCGAACTTCATTTGAAAAGATTAATTGTCGGCGGTTTAGAAAAAGTATATGAGATTGGCCGCGTTTTCCGTAATGAAGGTATATCGACGAGGCATAATCCTGAATTCACCATGATTGAGCTATATGAGGCCTACGCCGATTACCAAGATATAATGAATTTAACAGAAGATTTAATAGCGTTTATTGCAAAGGATGTTTTCGGAAGCACCAAGATTCAATATGGAGAAGAAACGATAGATTTATCACCGAAATGGGCCCGAATTCATATTGTCGATGCAATTAAGCAAGAAACAGGTGTAGACTTTTGGAATGTGCATACGACAGAGGAAGCACGAACACTTGCGAACGAGCATGGTATTGAAATTGGTGAGCACATGGAATACGGTCATATTTTAAATGAGTTTTTCGAGCAAAAAGTAGAAGAAAAATTAATTCAACCTACTTTTATATATGGTCATCCAATTGAAATCTCACCGTTAGCAAAGAAAAATGATGACGACCCTCGTTTTACGGATCGCTTTGAGTTATTTATTGTAGGTCGCGAGCATGCAAATGCTTTTACAGAATTAAATGACCCAATAGATCAAAAGCAACGGTTCGAAGCTCAATTAAAAGAGCGAGAGCAAGGTAATGATGAGGCTCATATGATGGATCATGACTTTATTGAAGCTTTAGAATATGGGATGCCCCCTACGGGTGGATTAGGAATCGGTGTTGACCGGTTAGTGATGTTGTTAACAAACTCTCCATCTATTAGAGATGTACTGTTATTCCCACAAATGAGACAAAGATAAAAGTTCGATATGAGAGGTTTCCAAAAAAAGCCTAAAATAAGGGGAATGGAGAAAACCGAAAAGTTGTTCTTCATTTCCTTTTTGTGTTTTTTGGTATGGTAAGTTGTAAATATTAAAATGATTCGGAAGTGAGTTGGTTGAGGTGAACGAAATGAATAAGGGGATTATTTTTGTCGCGGTAGGTATGACCTTCTTAATGTTATCATTCGTAGTACGCGCGTCGAACGTATTATGGACAGTGTCACTCGGAACAAGTATAATATCGAATATTGCTGGTATATCAATTTTAATGCAGCATATAAAAACAACAAAAGAAAATTCTTGATTGATTAAAGTAGACTTTTCGCCATTTAGAATGATCATTTAGGATTTTCAAAGGCGGACAAGGAAATGAGTTCAATTGCATGCTCAGTATTCTCCGCCCGTTACAAATTGAAAAACAAGCTCTGTAAGGAAGAGTACACTCCTTTATTAATTGAGTTAATTTCAGATGTTTAGAGTTAAGCACTTTCTTTACACTGTAAGTAGCGAAGAAGCTTAATGTAAGTGAGGTCACTTTTCTTAGGTTAATAACAAGAATAATTAATAGAGCTTTTTTTAAATTTATAGTCTATGGCCAGGATTTTAAAAAGCTGAAAAGGGATAAATTCTTTCGTATTAATAAAAGTACCTAATCAAATAATAGGGATAAAAGGGTACTGAATAGAAAAACTGAATCCTTTTGTTCGAACAGTCTCAAAAGGATTACCTCCATTTATGAGGCGCCTTGGGTGTTCTGGTGCTTTCGAGGCACAGGAGGTTCTAGTGTCAACGTTAGTCACAGGACGTGTCTGTCCTTAGTTGACGTTCACAGAAAAAACAAAAGATGATTTTAGAAAAATATTTCAAAAAAGTATTGCACAAAATAAAAATAGGTGGTATATTATTATTCGTTGCTAAAAAACAACGAAAACTAAAAGAAAAAAAGTTCTTGACTTACATTCTAACAAGATATATACTAGGTAAGTCGCAAAAAAATGATCTTTGAAAACTAAACAAACCAAAAGCGTCAAATTTTTTTGAAACAACCATGAGTTAGCAAACTCATAAAATGATCAGATTGAATCTGACACCATTTTATCGGAGAGTTTGATCCTGGCTCAGGACGAACGCTGGCGGCGTGCCTAATACATGCAAGTCGAGCGGACTTGATGGAAAGCTTGCTTTCCATCAAGTTAGCGGCGAACGGGTGAGTAACACGTGGGCAACCTGCCTGTAAGACGGGGATAACTCCGGGAAACCGGGGCTAATACCGGATAAACCTTAAGACTACCTAGTCTAAAGTTGAAAGGTGGCTTTTAGCTATCGCTTACAGATGGGCCCGCGGCGCATTAGCTAGTTGGTGAGGTAACGGCTCACCAAGGCGACGATGCGTAGCCGACCTGAGAGGGTGATCGGCCACACTGGGACTGAGACACGGCCCAGACTCCTACGGGAGGAGGCGCAGTAGGGAATCTTCCGCAATGGACGAAAGTCTGACGGAGCAACGCCGCGTGAGTGAAGAAGGTTTTCGGATCGTAAAGGCTCTGTTGTTAGGGAAGAACAAGTATCGTTCGAATAGGGCGGTACCTTGACGGTACCTAACCAGAAAGCCACGGCTAACTACGTGCCAGCAGCCGCGGTAATACGTAGGTGGCAAGCGTTGTCCGGAATTATTGGGCGTAAAGCGCGCGCAGGCGGTTCTTTAAGTCTGATGTGAAATCTCGCGGCTCAACCGCGAGCGGTCATTGGAAACTGGGGAACTTGAGTGCAGAAGAGGAGAGTGGAATTCCACGTGTAGCGGTGAAATGCGTAGAGATGTGGAGGAACACCAGTGGCGAAGGCGACTCTCTGGTCTGTAACTGACGCTGAGGCGCGAAAGCGTGGGGAGCGAACAGGATTAGATACCCTGGTAGTCCACGCCGTAAACGATGAGTGCTAAGTGTTAGAGGGTTTCCGCCCTTTAGTGCTGCAGCAAACGCATTAAGCACTCCGCCTGGGGAGTACGGTCGCAAGACTGAAACTCAAAGGAATTGACGGGGACCCGCACAAGCGGTGGAGCATGTGGTTTAATTCGAAGCAACGCGAAGAACCTTACCAGGTCTTGACATCCTTCGCTACTTCTAGAGATAGAAGGTTCCCTTTCGGGGGACGAAGTGACAGGTGGTGCATGGTTGTCGTCAGCTCGTGTCGTGAGATGTTGGGTTAAGTCCCGCAACGAGCGCAACCCTTGATCTTAGTTGCCAGCATTCAGTTGGGCACTCTAAGGTGACTGCCGGTGACAAACCGGAGGAAGGTGGGGATGACGTCAAATCATCATGCCCCTTATGACCTGGGCTACACACGTGCTACAATGGATGGAACAAAGGGCAGCGAAGCTGCAAAGTGAAGCCAATCCCAAAATCCATTCTCAGTTCGGATTGTAGGTCGCAACTCGCCTACATGAAGCCGGAATCGCTAGTAATCGCGGATCAGCATGCCGCGGTGAATACGTTCCCGGGTCTTGTACACACCGCCCGTCACACCACGAGAGTTTGTAACACCCGAAGTCGGTAGGGTAACCCTTTTAGGGAGCCAGCCGCCTAAGGTGGGACAGATGATTGGGGTGAAGTCGTAACAAGGTAGCCGTATCGGAAGGTGCGGCTGGATCACCTCCTTTCTAAGGAAAACTGTCTCTTTCGAGACAAAAACGTAAGGACGCTTCTTGGTTTGTTTAGTTTTGAGAGATCATCTCTCAAACAGAAAGACTTCGTTCTTTGAAAATTAAATAACGAAATGACAAGACATCAAAATTGTGATTTATGACTTTTAAAGTCGATGTAATAAATTCTAACGGTTAAGTTAGAAAGAGCGCACGGTGGATGCCTTGGCACTAGGAGCCGATGAAGGACGGGACTAACGCCGAAACGCTTCGGGGAGCTGTAAGTAAGCTTTGATCCGGAGATATCCGAATGGGGAAACCCCCTACTCGTAATGGAGTAGGATCCATATCTGAATACATAGGATATGGAAGGCACACCCGGGGAACTGAAACATCTAAGTACCCGGAGGAGAGGAAAGCAAATGCGATTTCCTGAGTAGCGGCGAGCGAAACGGAAAGCCCAAACCAAGAGGTTTCCTCTTGGGGTTGTAGGACACTCTATACGGAGTTACAAAGGAATGAGATAGATGAAGAGGTCTGGAAAGGCCCATCAGAGAAGGTAACAATCCTGTAGTCAAAATCTCATTCTCTCCAGAGTGGATCCTGAGTACGGCGGGACACGAGGAATCCTGCCGGAAGCAGGGAGGACCATCTCCCAAGGCTAAATACTCCCTAGTGACCGATAGTGAACCAGTACCGTGAGGGAAAGGTGAAAAGCACCCCTGGCGGGGAGTGAAAGAGATCCTGAAACCGTGTGCTTACAAGTAGTCAGAGCCCGTTAACGGGTGATGGCGTGCCTTTTGTAGAATGAACCGGCGAGTTACGATCCTATGCAAGGTTAAGCTGATAAGGCGGAGCCGTAGCGAAAGCGAGTCTTAAGTAGGGCGAATAGAGTATAGGGTCGTAGACCCGAAACCAGGTGATCTACCCATGTCCAGGGTGAAGTTCAGGTAACACTGAATGGAGGCCCGAACCCACGCACGTTGAAAAGTGCGGGGATGAGGTGTGGGTAGCGGAGAAATTCCAATCGAACTTGGAGATAGCTGGTTCTCTCCGAAATAGCTTTAGGGCTAGCCTCAAGATGAGAGTTATGGAGGTAGAGCACTGATTGGACTAGGGGCCCTCATCGGGTTACCGAATTCAGTCAAACTCCGAATGCCAGAAACTTATTCTTGGGAGTCAGACTGCGAGTGATAAGATCCGTAGTCAAGAGGGAAACAGCCCAGACCGCCAGCTAAGGTCCCAAAGTATACGTTAAGTGGAAAAGGATGTGGAGTTGCTTAGACAACCAGGATGTTGGCTTAGAAGCAGCCACCATTTAAAGAGTGCGTAATAGCTCACTGGTCGAGTGACTCTGCGCCGAAAATGTACCGGGGCTAAACGTATCACCGAAGCTGCGGACTGTTCCGTATGGAACAGTGGTAGGAGAGCGTTCTAAGGGCGGTGAAGCCAGACCGAAGGACTGGTGGAGCGCTTAGAAGTGAGAATGCCGGTATGAGTAGCGAAAGAGGGGTAAGAATCCCTCCACCGAATGCCTAAGGTTTCCTGAGGAAGGCTCGTCCGCTCAGGGTTAGTCGGGACCTAAGCCGAGGCCGAAAGGCGTAGGCGATGGACAACAGGTTGATATTCCTGTACCACCTCCCCACCATTTGAGTGATGGGGGGACGCAGGAGGATAGGGTAAGCGCGGCACTGGATCGCCGCGTCCAAGCAGGTAGGCTGATGAGTAGGCAAATCCGCTCATCATGAAGGCTGAGCTGTGATGGCGAGGGAAATAGAGTACCGAAGTTCCTGATTCCACACTGCCAAGAAAAGCCTCTAACGAGGTGGGAGGTGCCCGTACCGCAAACCGACACAGGTAGGCGAGGAGAGAATCCTAAGGTGATCGAGAGAACTCTCGTTAAGGAACTCGGCAAAATGACCCCGTAACTTCGGGAGAAGGGGTGCTCTGGTAGGGTGCAAGCCCGAGAGAGCCGCAGTGAAAAGGCCCAGGCGACTGTTTAGCAAAAACACAGGTCTCTGCGAAGCCGTAAGGCGAAGTATAGGGGCTGACGCCTGCCCGGTGCTGGAAGGTTAAGGGGAGCGCTTAGCGTAAGCGAAGGTGTGAACCGAAGCCCCAGTAAACGGCGGCCGTAACTATAACGGTCCTAAGGTAGCGAAATTCCTTGTCGGGTAAGTTCCGACCCGCACGAAAGGCGCAACGATCTGGGCACTGTCTCAACGAGAGACTCGGTGAAATTATAGTACCTGTGAAGATGCAGGTTACCCGCGACAGGACGGAAAGACCCCGTGGAGCTTTACTGTAGCCTGATATTGAATGTTGGTACAGCTTGTACAGAATAGGTAGGAGCCATAGAAGCCGGAGCGCTAGCTTCGGTGGAGGCGTCTTTGGGATACTACCCTGGCTGTATTGACCTTCTAACCCGCACCCGTCATCCGGGTGGGAGACAGTGTCAGGTGGGCAGTTTGACTGGGGCGGTCGCCTCCTAAAAAGTAACGGAGGCGCCCAAAGGTTCCCTCAGAATGGTTGGAAATCATTCGTAGAGTGTAAAGGCACAAGGGAGGCGACTGCGAGACCTACAAGTCGAGCAGGGACGAAAGTCGGGCTTAGTGATCCGGTGGTTCCGCATGGAAGGGCCATCGCTCAACGGATAAAAGCTACCCCGGGGATAACAGGCTTATCTCCCCCAAGAGTCCACATCGACGGGGAGGTTTGGCACCTCGATGTCGGCTCATCGCATCCTGGGGCTGTAGTCGGTCCCAAGGGTTGGGCTGTTCGCCCATTAAAGCGGTACGCGAGCTGGGTTCAGAACGTCGTGAGACAGTTCGGTCCCTATCCGTCGTGGGCGCAGGAAATTTGAGAGGAGCTGTCCTTAGTACGAGAGGACCGGGATGGACGCACCGCTGGTGTACCAGTTGTCTTGCCAAAGGCATCGCTGGGTAGCTATGTGCGGAAGGGATAAGTGCTGAAAGCATCTAAGCATGAAGCCCCCCTCAAGATGAGATTTCCCATCTAGCAATAGAGTAAGATCCCTGAAAGATGATCAGGTTGATAGGTTCGAGGTGGACGTGTGGTGACACATGGAGCTGACGAATACTAATCGATCGAGGACTTAACCACACACATGCGATTCTTGTCACACTTCGTTATTTAGTTTTGAAAGAATGAATTTTCTTTTGAAAAAAACGCTTGATATTATCTTAAAAATAAGTATAATATATTTTGTCCCTCTAAAATGGGACAAGGGTTTTGAGAGGCAAATAGTTTGAGAAATCAACTGAGGAAACCGAGGAGCATACTCCAGTACGTGACGACGTTGACGAAAGAAGATGACAAAAAAAATGCGCCTATTCAAAAGAAACCTACATAAGAAATAAAAGGGTTTTGAGAAACAAGCAGTTTGAGGAATCAACTGAGGAAACCGAGGAGGTAACTCCAGTACGTGACGACGTTGACGAAAGAAGATGACAAAAAAATGTGCCGTTTATCAAAAGCCGTAAACCCTATGTTTGGTGACGATAGCAAAGAGGTCACACCCGTTCCCATGCCGAACACGGAAGTTAAGCTCTTTAGCGCCGATGGTAGTTGGGGGTCTCCCCCTGTGAGAGTAGGACGTTGCCAAGCATTGGAGGATTAGCTCAGCTGGGAGAGCACTTGCCTTACAAGCAAGGGGTCGGCGGTTCGATCCCGTCATCCTCCACCATTTAAAATGAAATTGTTATCTGATAATATTTAAAACAAAGACCGTAAGGTCTGGCTATATACGCCGGTGTAGCTCAACTGGTAGAGCACGACCGAATAGGCTTCATAGAGTAAGCTTCAGCATACCGACTGAACAACATCTTGAATAAACTAATAGAAGTCGGGATGACGTTTTAAGAAAGAAAAATCAAATAATAGTTCACTTTTTATACGCCGGTGTAGCTCAATTGGTAGAGCAACTGACTTGTAATCAGTAGGTTGGGGGTTCAAGTCCTCTTGCCGGCACCACGAGTTTTTTTAGAGCCATTAGCTCAGTTGGTAGAGCATCTGACTTTTAATCAGAGGGTCGAAGGTTCGAGTCCTTCATGGCTCACCATTTTGAATTTCGCGGGTGTGGCGGAACTGGCAGACGCGCTAGACTTAGGATCTAGTGTCCTTGTGACGTGGGGGTTCGACTCCCTTCACCCGCATTATGATACGCGGAAGTAGTTCAGTGGTAGAACACCACCTTGCCAAGGTGGGGGTCGCGGGTTCGAATCCCGTCTTCCGCTCCAAGATCATTCCCCATGCCGGGGTGGTGGAATTGGCAGACACACAGGACTTAAAATCCTGCGGTAGGTGACTACCGTGCCGGTTCAAGTCCGGCCCTCGGCACCATTTAGCGCCCGTAGCTCAATTGGATAGAGCGTTTGACTACGGATCAAAAGGTTAGGGGTTCGACTCCTCTCGGGCGCGCCATTAGCGGGAAGTAGCTCAGCTTGGTAGAGCACATGGTTTGGGACCATGGGGTCGCAGGTTCGAATCCTGTCTTCCCGACCATGATTAAATTATATAATGGGGCCTTAGCTCAGCTGGGAGAGCGCCTGCCTTGCACGCAGGAGGTCAGCGGTTCGATCCCGCTAGGCTCCACCAAAAATGATCTTTGAAAACTAAACAAACCAAAAGCGTCAAATTTTTTTGAAACAACCATGAGTTAGCAAACTCATAAAATGATCAGATTGAATCTGACACCATTTTATCGGAGAGTTTGATCCTGGCTCAGGACGAACGCTGGCGGCGTGCCTAATACATGCAAGTCGAGCGGACTTGATGGAAAGCTTGCTTTCCATCAAGTTAGCGGCGAACGGGTGAGTAACACGTGGGCAACCTGCCTGTAAGACGGGGATAACTCCGGGAAACCGGGGCTAATACCGGATAAACCTTAAGACTACCTAGTCTAAAGTTGAAAGGTGGCTTTTAGCTATCGCTTACAGATGGGCCGCGGCGCATTAGCTAGTTGGTGAGGTAACGGCTCACCAAGGCGACGATGCGTAGCCGACCTGAGAGGGTGATCGGCCACACTGGGACTGAGACACGGCCCAGACTCCTACGGGAGGCAGCAGTAGGGAATCTTCCGCAATGGACGAAAGTCTGACGGAGCAACGCCGCGTGAGTGAAGAAGGTTTTCGGATCGTAAAGCTCTGTTGTTAGGGAAGAACAAGTATCGTTCGAATAGGGCGGTACCTTGACGGTACCTAACCAGAAAGCCACGGCTAACTACGTGCCAGCAGCCGCGGTAATACGTAGGTGGCAAGCGTTGTCCGGAATTATTGGGCGTAAAGCGCGCGCAGGCGGTTCTTTAAGTCTGATGTGAAATCTCGCGGCTCAACCGCGAGCGGTCATTGGAAACTGGGGAACTTGAGTGCAGAAGAGGAGAGTGGAATTCCACGTGTAGCGGTGAAATGCGTAGAGATGTGGAGGAACACCAGTGGCGAAGGCGACTCTCTGGTCTGTAACTGACGCTGAGGCGCGAAAGCGTGGGGAGCGAACAGGATTAGATACCCTGGTAGTCCACGCCGTAAACGATGAGTGCTAAGTGTTAGAGGGTTTCCGCCCTTTAGTCTTTGCGACAAACGCATTAAGCACTCCGCCTGGGGAGTACGGTCGCAAGACTGAAACTCAAAGGAATTGACGGGGACCCGCACAAGCGGTGGAGCATGTGGTTTAATTCGAAGCAACGCGAAGAACCTTACCAGGTCTTGACATCCTTCGCTACTTCTAGAGATAGAAGGTTCCCTTTCGGGGGACGAAGTGACAGGTGGTGCATGGTTGTCGTCAGCTCGTGTCGTGAGATGTTGGGTTAAGTCCCGCAACGAGCGCAACCCTTGATCTTAGTTGCCAGCATTCAGTTGGGCACTCTAAGGTGACTGCCGGTGACAAACCGGAGGAAGGTGGGGATGACGTCAAATCATCATGCCCCTTATGACCTGGGCTACACACGTGCTACAATGGATGGAACAAAGGGCAGCGAAGCTGCAAAGTGAAGCCAATCCCAAAAATCCATTCTCAGTTCGGATTGTAGGCTGCAACTCGCCTACATGAAGCCGGAATCGCTAGTAATCGCGGATCAGCATGCCGCGGTGAATACGTTCCCGGGTCTTGTACACACCGCCCGTCACACCACGAGAGTTTGTAACACCCGAAGTCGGTAGGGTAACCCTTTTAGGGAGCCAGCCGCCTAAGGTGGGACAGATGATTGGGGTGAAGTCGTAACAAGGTA
This portion of the Bacillus carboniphilus genome encodes:
- the lysS gene encoding lysine--tRNA ligase, with the translated sequence MQEDINQHDDLNDQLQVRREKLNELKDLGMDPFGKRFDRTDLSEHLKQKYDSFSKEELEDKDIEVSIAGRIMTKRGKGKAGFAHIQDLLGQVQIYVRKDAIGEEAYEIFKAADLGDYIGVTGKVFKTKVGELSIKVTTYTLLSKSLRPLPDKYHGLKDIEQRYRQRYLDLIMNPESKETFINRSKIIQSMRSYLNEHGYLEVETPMMHSIAGGASAKPFKTHHNALDIPLYMRIAIELHLKRLIVGGLEKVYEIGRVFRNEGISTRHNPEFTMIELYEAYADYQDIMNLTEDLIAFIAKDVFGSTKIQYGEETIDLSPKWARIHIVDAIKQETGVDFWNVHTTEEARTLANEHGIEIGEHMEYGHILNEFFEQKVEEKLIQPTFIYGHPIEISPLAKKNDDDPRFTDRFELFIVGREHANAFTELNDPIDQKQRFEAQLKEREQGNDEAHMMDHDFIEALEYGMPPTGGLGIGVDRLVMLLTNSPSIRDVLLFPQMRQR